The genomic region AGCAATAATTGATAAAGTCAACCGCGAAGACTTGTGGAGAGAAGCAGCCAAAGAATTAGGTGTTGCGGCTGCCGATATTCCTACCAGTACCTCCCGTGGCGTAGAAACATTCTTTGATGGAGTCAAATTCGACCCAGAAAATCCAGCTGCCTACTTAAAGAGTTTGAAGATCAAAAAAGCCTAACGCTGAAGGCTGACAATTAACAGTTGATAGTTAACAGTTAACCGTCAACCAAATTACTAACTATCCATGTAAATCTGAGGAACAGACGATCGATGACTACATTTTCCCCTAGAAGACGGGCTAGCGCAGATAACAGTTTTCTAGCAGGCTTGCAAAAAAGACTGCCCGATATTTTACCTCCAGTTATTGCGATTGCGATCTTTTTAGCAATTTGGCAACTCTTTTCTCTCATGCCAGGAGCCACATTACCTGGACCCATACAAGTCATTCAAGATACCTGGATTTTAATTTTCTGGCCCTTCTATGACAGAGGTGGTATAGATAAAGGATTATTTTGGCAGATCTGGGCGAGCTTGCAACGGGTAGCAATCAGTTATACCCTAGCGGCAATTGTAGGAATCGGCTTAGGAATCTTAATTGGTACGTCGAAATTGATGTCCAAAGCACTAGATCCACTCTTCCAATTACTCAGAACAGTACCACCTCTAGCTTGGGTTCCCATCTCTCTAGCTGCCCTCAGACAAAACGAACCCGCTGCCTTATTCGTTATCTTCATCACGGCAATTTGGCCCATTTTGATCAACACGGCAGTAGGAGTCAAAGAAATTCCCAGCGATTACAACAACGTCGCCAAAGTACTGCAATTAACTAAAAAAGAATACTTCTTCAACATTCTCATCCCTGCGGCACTACCCTACATTTTCACAGGTTTGCGAATTGCGATCGGTCTAGCTTGGTTGGCAATTATCGCTGCTGAAATCGTCATGTCCGGTATCGTCGGCATTGGTTTCTTTATCTGGGAAGCTTATCAAAACAACAACGTCAGCGAAGTTATCCTTGCCCTAGTTTACATCGGTATAGTTGGTCTGTTACTCGACAAACTCATGGCTTGGATACAAACGCTGATCTTGCCAGCAGAACAGAAATAGCTAATGGTTAATGGTTAATGGTTGCTCGCAATTAA from Chroococcidiopsis sp. SAG 2025 harbors:
- the ntrB gene encoding nitrate ABC transporter permease, which translates into the protein MTTFSPRRRASADNSFLAGLQKRLPDILPPVIAIAIFLAIWQLFSLMPGATLPGPIQVIQDTWILIFWPFYDRGGIDKGLFWQIWASLQRVAISYTLAAIVGIGLGILIGTSKLMSKALDPLFQLLRTVPPLAWVPISLAALRQNEPAALFVIFITAIWPILINTAVGVKEIPSDYNNVAKVLQLTKKEYFFNILIPAALPYIFTGLRIAIGLAWLAIIAAEIVMSGIVGIGFFIWEAYQNNNVSEVILALVYIGIVGLLLDKLMAWIQTLILPAEQK